From the genome of Vitis riparia cultivar Riparia Gloire de Montpellier isolate 1030 chromosome 2, EGFV_Vit.rip_1.0, whole genome shotgun sequence, one region includes:
- the LOC117930683 gene encoding corytuberine synthase-like yields MAQTALTEGASLLPSILPLLPLIFLILKHLKAKSPSLPSGPFPWPLIGNIDQIRKQRHIAMADFARSINGLNGFTVGWSPECDDRWKYLRTMCRTQLFSGKAIESQACLREKKLMKVVMFLSTMEGKVVKLKDVGFVAALNIISNALLSKDLVTFEDEKALAMMGEIFKTNLEVTSTPNLSDYYPILRGLDLQRP; encoded by the exons ATGGCTCAAACCGCTTTAACCGAAGGAGCCAGTCTCCTTCCTTCGATCCTTCCTCTCCTGCCTCTCATCTTTCTCATCCTCAAGCATCTCAAAGCAAAGTCTCCATCACTTCCATCGGGTCCATTTCCATGGCCACTCATAGGCAACATTGACCAGATAAGGAAACAACGCCATATTGCTATGGCCGACTTTGCACGATC GATAAATGGTTTGAACGGGTTCACAGTAGGGTGGTCTCCCGAGTGTGATGACAGATGGAAGTATTTGCGCACAATGTGTCGAACTCAACTTTTCTCAGGCAAAGCAATAGAGTCACAAGCATGCTTGCGAGAGAAAAAGCTGATGAAGGTGGTTATGTTTTTGAGTACAATGGAGGGTAAGGTGGTGAAACTTAAAGATGTAGGCTTTGTTGCTGCATTGAATATAATAAGTAATGCTTTATTGTCAAAAGATCTTGTTACTTTCGAGGATGAGAAAGCGTTAGCAATGATGGgagaaattttcaaaacaaacttGGAGGTAACGTCTACTCCAAATTTATCTGACTACTATCCAATTCTTAGAGGGTTGGATCTTCAAAGACCGTAG
- the LOC117908039 gene encoding (S)-N-methylcoclaurine 3'-hydroxylase isozyme 1-like isoform X1, with protein MIELFNTKLLVEEELLVAGTDSSSVTVEWTMVELIGSPESLKKIRGELTTEINQNMLKDSDLRKLPYLQACLKETLRLHPPGPFLLPHRAVESCKVMNYTIPKDAQVLVNAWAIGRDPMSWEDPLVFKPERFLNSTVDFQGNNFEFIPFSSGRRICPGLPMAVKLIPLVLASWIHFFDWSLPNGGDPKDIDISEKCSANIRKEQPLLLIPKGRK; from the exons ATGATTGAACTATTCAATACTAAATTACTTGTGGAAGAG GAGCTACTCGTTGCTGGTACAGACTCTAGTAGTGTAACGGTTGAGTGGACAATGGTAGAGTTGATAGGAAGTCCAGAATCCTTGAAGAAAATCCGTGGAGAACTCACCACAGAGATCAACCAAAACATGCTGAAAGATTCCGATCTACGGAAGCTACCATACCTTCAAGCTTGCCTCAAGGAAACCCTGAGGCTGCACCCGCCTGGaccttttctccttcctcacCGCGCTGTCGAATCATGCAAAGTAATGAACTATACCATTCCAAAAGATGCTCAAGTACTAGTAAACGCCTGGGCCATTGGAAGAGACCCCATGAGTTGGGAAGACCCTTTAGTATTCAAACCAGAGCGTTTCTTGAACTCAACTGTGGATTTTCAAgggaataattttgaatttataccCTTTAGTTCAGGAAGGAGAATCTGCCCTGGACTTCCCATGGCGGTAAAACTGATTCCCTTGGTTCTGGCTTCCTGGATTCATTTCTTCGATTGGTCTCTTCCGAATGGGGGTGATCCTAAAGATATAGACATAAGTGAAAAGTGTAGTGCCAATATACGGAAGGAACAGCCTCTACTTCTCATTCCTAAAGGCAGAAAATGA
- the LOC117908039 gene encoding (S)-N-methylcoclaurine 3'-hydroxylase isozyme 1-like isoform X2 codes for MVELIGSPESLKKIRGELTTEINQNMLKDSDLRKLPYLQACLKETLRLHPPGPFLLPHRAVESCKVMNYTIPKDAQVLVNAWAIGRDPMSWEDPLVFKPERFLNSTVDFQGNNFEFIPFSSGRRICPGLPMAVKLIPLVLASWIHFFDWSLPNGGDPKDIDISEKCSANIRKEQPLLLIPKGRK; via the coding sequence ATGGTAGAGTTGATAGGAAGTCCAGAATCCTTGAAGAAAATCCGTGGAGAACTCACCACAGAGATCAACCAAAACATGCTGAAAGATTCCGATCTACGGAAGCTACCATACCTTCAAGCTTGCCTCAAGGAAACCCTGAGGCTGCACCCGCCTGGaccttttctccttcctcacCGCGCTGTCGAATCATGCAAAGTAATGAACTATACCATTCCAAAAGATGCTCAAGTACTAGTAAACGCCTGGGCCATTGGAAGAGACCCCATGAGTTGGGAAGACCCTTTAGTATTCAAACCAGAGCGTTTCTTGAACTCAACTGTGGATTTTCAAgggaataattttgaatttataccCTTTAGTTCAGGAAGGAGAATCTGCCCTGGACTTCCCATGGCGGTAAAACTGATTCCCTTGGTTCTGGCTTCCTGGATTCATTTCTTCGATTGGTCTCTTCCGAATGGGGGTGATCCTAAAGATATAGACATAAGTGAAAAGTGTAGTGCCAATATACGGAAGGAACAGCCTCTACTTCTCATTCCTAAAGGCAGAAAATGA
- the LOC117930692 gene encoding probable (S)-N-methylcoclaurine 3'-hydroxylase isozyme 2 yields MDEAALTEGTNLFPLILLLLPLIFLILKHLKSKSPSLPPGPYPWPIIGNVHQIGKQRHIAMADFARSYGPLFSLRLGTQTLIVGSSAAAAKEILSSYDRIFCARYVPGVMPEKSSEFYNNSIVWSLECDDRWKYLRTMCRTQLFSGKAIESQACLREKKLMEVVGFLSSMEGRVVKLKELAFVTALNMISNALLSKDLVSLEDETAVARMLGCVKKTVDVMSTPNLADYYPILRGLDLQRLQKKSRDSFVELFSLWQPIVKERRERKGSQHDFLDALINDGFTDDRINFLLGELLIAGTESTSVTTEWAMAELIRSPDSMKKIREELTTEISKNTLKDSDLRKLPYLQACLKETLRLHPPGPFLLPHRALEACKVMNYTIPKDAQVLVNAWAIGRDPMSWEDPLVFKPERFLNSIVDFQGTNFEFIPFGAGRRICPGLPMAVKLIPPVLVSWIHFFDWSLPNGGDPKEIDMREKFGANIQKEHPLLLIPKVRKWPQVCA; encoded by the exons ATGGATGAAGCAGCTTTAACTGAAGGAACCAATCTCTTTCCTTTGATCCTTCTTCTCCTGCCTCTCATCTTTCTCATCCTCAAGCATCTCAAATCAAAGTCTCCATCACTTCCACCGGGTCCATATCCATGGCCAATCATAGGCAACGTTCACCAGATAGGGAAACAGCGTCATATAGCTATGGCCGACTTTGCACGATCCTATGGTCCTCTCTTCTCACTACGACTCGGAACTCAAACTCTGATCGTGGGATCATCGGCGGCAGCCGCCAAAGAAATTCTCAGCTCTTATGACCGTATTTTCTGTGCCCGATATGTTCCGGGAGTGATGCCAGAAAAGAGCTCAGAATTCTATAATAACTCAATAGTATGGTCGCTTGAGTGTGATGACAGATGGAAGTACTTGCGTACAATGTGCCGAACTCAACTTTTCTCGGGCAAAGCCATCGAGTCACAAGCATGTTTACGAGAGAAAAAACTGATGGAGGTGGTTGGATTCTTGAGCTCAATGGAGGGTAGGGTGGTGAAACTTAAAGAACTAGCCTTTGTTACTGCACTGAATATGATAAGTAATGCTCTATTATCAAAAGATCTAGTCAGTTTGGAGGATGAGACTGCAGTTGCGAGGATGCTAGGATGTGTCAAGAAAACCGTGGACGTGATGTCTACTCCAAATTTAGCTGATTATTATCCAATTCTACGTGGGTTAGATCTTCAGAGGTTGCAGAAGAAATCCAGGGATTCCTTTGTGGAGTTGTTTAGTCTATGGCAGCCTATCGttaaagaaagaagagaaagaaaagggaGCCAACATGATTTTCTCGATGCTCTAATCAACGATGGTTTTACAGATGATCGGATTAACTTTTTACTTGGG GAGCTACTTATTGCTGGTACAGAATCTACTAGTGTGACCACTGAGTGGGCAATGGCAGAGTTGATAAGAAGTCCAGACTCCATGAAGAAAATCCGTGAAGAACTCACCACAGAGATCAGCAAAAACACACTGAAAGATTCCGATCTACGGAAGCTACCGTACCTTCAAGCTTGCCTCAAGGAAACCCTGAGGCTGCATCCACCTGGACCATTTCTCCTTCCTCACCGTGCACTCGAAGCATGCAAAGTGATGAACTATACGATTCCAAAAGATGCTCAAGTACTGGTAAACGCCTGGGCCATTGGAAGAGACCCCATGAGTTGGGAAGACCCTTTAGTATTCAAACCAGAGCGCTTCCTGAACTCCATTGTGGATTTTCAAGGGactaattttgaattcatacCCTTCGGCGCAGGAAGGAGAATCTGCCCTGGACTTCCCATGGCTGTAAAGCTGATTCCCCCGGTTCTGGTTTCCTGGATTCATTTCTTTGATTGGTCTCTTCCGAATGGGGGTGATCCTAAAGAGATAGACATGAGGGAAAAGTTTGGTGCCAATATACAGAAGGAACATCCTCTACTTCTCATTCCTAAAGTTAGAAAATGGCCACAAGTTTGTGCCTAA